The following proteins come from a genomic window of Myroides odoratus DSM 2801:
- a CDS encoding DUF4365 domain-containing protein yields the protein MKHDINNRNLPNDSRNIQLEIKSKNYFRLLFDPQRFVVKEETIDNGIDFRLELKANSKVTGFGLNFQLKSTENTHQNIDGSYSKSIKTSNIEYLLNNGQPGFYGFYINQENVIYFVSLKEVIHYLTNSNPKWQEQANHTIKFKNKLDSNSIDEIYSTVFSDSISLRKRNALLAENFGAIKKNDVILTDFNYNVIAESEIVSSIEEIGILLIDQCKWDTIIYLHQKTRHLNDRSAIYNLVVGVSYYYSGEFLKSLDFLKQAHKKINLLESTLKDYLLFMYYNLQKTLNFITTSKYEEIANSFTKDGTIYFHQQLDEIKLLRSEMYTSDNISIKFETAIHKLINNPRATNYIQNLAKIELLDYTSEQFISRLITILVQNQVEYAEKQFGEISKQYEELCHQTKQSNSNFAYHICTIKYCRFIIHFDCLVRRITNLKLPDTFLPYVLNNVNDTLSYFKSIKHTENVLFTLTVLLEYYQNIENQEKILEVLNLLDTYIEQYDNYDFNKKINYTKEEGTFVEWIIKEKDKIDDSTNKILVMQKELKELEQEEEKSQHSFNSAYFTIHLFPMGYFQFNPKEIDLLFKILKINDINLIDHVKYMFKSSIIPVINCYPDEITEEGFANGNEEYKGDKSFVNIYNIRKQLFEHKIYKVKI from the coding sequence ATGAAACATGATATTAATAATAGGAATTTACCTAACGATTCCAGAAATATTCAATTAGAAATAAAATCTAAAAACTACTTTCGACTTTTATTTGATCCTCAGAGATTTGTAGTCAAAGAAGAAACTATTGATAATGGAATTGATTTCAGACTTGAACTTAAGGCTAATAGTAAAGTAACAGGTTTTGGATTAAATTTTCAACTCAAAAGCACAGAAAACACTCATCAAAATATTGATGGCTCTTACAGTAAAAGTATCAAAACAAGTAATATTGAATATCTTTTAAATAATGGACAACCTGGGTTCTATGGCTTCTACATTAACCAGGAGAATGTAATTTATTTTGTATCCTTAAAAGAAGTAATACATTATCTAACAAATAGTAATCCTAAGTGGCAAGAGCAAGCTAACCATACTATTAAGTTTAAAAACAAATTGGATAGCAATTCTATAGATGAAATATATAGCACTGTTTTTTCTGATAGTATTTCATTGAGAAAAAGAAATGCTTTACTTGCTGAAAATTTCGGAGCGATTAAAAAAAACGATGTTATCCTTACTGATTTCAATTACAATGTCATTGCTGAATCAGAAATTGTTTCTAGCATTGAAGAAATTGGCATTCTTTTAATTGACCAATGCAAATGGGATACTATTATTTATTTACACCAAAAAACAAGACATTTAAACGATAGATCCGCCATATATAATCTTGTTGTTGGCGTATCTTACTACTATTCAGGAGAGTTCTTAAAATCACTGGACTTTCTTAAACAAGCACATAAAAAAATAAATCTGTTAGAATCTACTCTAAAAGACTACTTGCTTTTTATGTATTACAATCTCCAAAAAACCTTAAATTTTATTACTACTAGTAAATATGAAGAGATAGCAAATTCCTTTACAAAGGATGGAACAATATATTTCCATCAACAATTGGATGAAATAAAATTGTTAAGGAGTGAAATGTACACATCTGATAATATTTCTATAAAATTTGAAACAGCGATTCATAAACTCATAAACAATCCAAGAGCTACAAATTATATTCAAAACCTAGCTAAAATAGAATTACTTGATTATACATCAGAACAATTTATTTCTAGATTAATTACAATATTAGTTCAAAATCAAGTAGAATATGCAGAAAAGCAGTTTGGTGAAATTAGTAAACAATATGAAGAGCTTTGTCATCAGACAAAACAAAGTAATTCAAACTTTGCGTATCACATATGTACTATAAAATACTGTCGTTTCATTATACACTTTGATTGCCTAGTACGCAGAATCACAAACTTAAAGCTTCCTGATACATTTTTACCATATGTCTTAAACAATGTGAATGATACATTATCTTACTTTAAATCAATAAAACACACTGAAAATGTATTATTTACACTAACTGTTTTACTTGAATACTATCAAAATATAGAAAATCAAGAAAAGATATTAGAAGTTTTAAATCTTCTTGACACCTACATAGAACAATATGATAATTATGATTTTAATAAAAAAATTAATTACACTAAAGAAGAAGGAACCTTTGTAGAATGGATCATTAAAGAAAAAGATAAAATTGATGATAGCACAAATAAGATACTAGTAATGCAAAAAGAGCTAAAGGAACTAGAACAAGAAGAAGAAAAATCACAACACTCTTTTAATAGTGCTTATTTCACGATTCATTTATTTCCTATGGGCTATTTTCAATTTAATCCTAAAGAAATTGATTTACTATTTAAAATATTAAAAATTAATGACATCAATTTAATAGATCACGTAAAATATATGTTTAAATCTTCTATTATACCAGTAATTAATTGTTATCCAGATGAAATTACAGAAGAAGGTTTTGCAAATGGCAATGAGGAATATAAGGGAGATAAAAGCTTTGTTAATATTTATAATATAAGAAAACAATTATTTGAACATAAAATATATAAAGTGAAGATATAA
- a CDS encoding PD-(D/E)XK nuclease family protein, which produces MYLNLYKLFKRDDPQENKNKTLLEDFNTESFVGLLKGNEDLKTAFLYNFLKLSNDEYTINTQISKNISNKHQDYPDCRIDIVLEGKNNIVFIECKVNSPEGYKQLERYQVALETHYPNKTKTLLYITKNYAPKNILNYNFKQYRWYEIADFLIHHTTRNYYINEYILFLKEQKMTQDTKLLLENINALKVLQKTVEIGLTYIENSKQDFENIFGKTKGNSNQNWGEIKRANRFCNLTENILKGDGYSEILYSIEFETVELSTHLYIDKSHSLYKQFLALEYPKELSLIERDTGASLYIKDQLDSYLDKDDSITLIKEWYKKSFDLFKNYLDKSNISMLN; this is translated from the coding sequence ATGTACCTAAATCTATATAAACTTTTCAAAAGAGATGATCCTCAAGAAAATAAAAACAAAACATTACTAGAAGATTTTAACACCGAATCTTTTGTTGGTTTACTAAAAGGAAACGAAGATTTAAAGACTGCCTTCCTATATAACTTTCTAAAACTTTCAAATGATGAATACACTATAAACACTCAAATAAGTAAAAATATTAGCAATAAACATCAAGACTACCCTGATTGTAGAATTGATATAGTATTAGAAGGTAAAAACAATATTGTTTTTATTGAATGCAAAGTAAATTCACCAGAAGGATATAAACAACTTGAAAGATATCAAGTAGCCTTAGAAACACATTATCCAAATAAAACTAAAACATTACTTTATATTACTAAAAACTATGCCCCTAAGAACATTCTTAATTACAATTTCAAACAATATAGATGGTATGAGATTGCAGATTTTTTAATTCATCATACAACACGTAATTATTACATCAATGAGTATATATTATTTCTAAAAGAACAGAAAATGACACAAGACACAAAACTATTACTCGAAAATATTAATGCTCTAAAGGTTTTACAAAAAACAGTAGAGATTGGTTTAACATATATTGAAAACTCTAAACAAGATTTTGAGAATATATTTGGTAAGACAAAAGGTAATAGTAATCAAAATTGGGGTGAAATTAAGCGGGCTAATCGTTTTTGTAATCTAACAGAGAACATATTAAAAGGAGATGGCTATTCAGAAATATTGTATTCAATAGAATTTGAAACAGTTGAATTGAGTACACATTTATATATTGACAAAAGCCATAGCTTATATAAGCAATTTCTAGCATTAGAATATCCCAAAGAACTCTCACTAATAGAAAGAGATACAGGAGCTTCACTATATATAAAAGACCAATTAGATAGTTACTTAGATAAAGATGATAGTATTACATTGATTAAAGAATGGTATAAAAAATCATTTGATTTGTTTAAAAACTACTTGGACAAGAGTAACATAAGCATGCTAAACTAA
- a CDS encoding ADP-ribosylglycohydrolase family protein → MSNLASDLLFGVAVADALGVPVEFKNHTEINMTSVQSNYQDIPNRFAPFGSWNKPVGTFSDDSSLTFCTAEYLAAGETDLNDLMDRFKDWLKNGFWTTDGHTFDVGRTTLLAIENFSNDYNWKTAGLNTERDNGNGSLMRIAPLLLPLLFDNTISNPYQYVTDFSSLTHAHPISVDSCFIYLMYAKHLYYSKDAPIAFVRLKEELTLKYDNNDVFKRLFSEEFLLLDPSIFNPSGFVVGSLEIALHTLLTTTSYEEAILKAISLGKDTDTNAAITGALAGILYGYDSIPLHWVETLKRKEDIQLLSEQLNLKYKK, encoded by the coding sequence ATGTCAAATTTAGCTTCTGATCTTTTATTTGGAGTCGCAGTAGCCGATGCACTAGGAGTTCCTGTAGAATTTAAAAATCATACAGAAATCAATATGACTTCGGTACAATCTAATTACCAAGATATACCCAATCGCTTTGCTCCTTTTGGTTCTTGGAATAAACCTGTTGGTACCTTTAGTGATGATTCTTCTCTTACTTTTTGTACAGCAGAGTATTTAGCAGCTGGAGAAACAGATTTAAACGACCTGATGGATCGCTTCAAAGATTGGTTAAAAAATGGCTTTTGGACCACAGACGGACATACCTTTGATGTTGGTAGAACTACTTTATTAGCCATTGAAAACTTTTCAAATGACTATAATTGGAAAACAGCAGGACTCAATACAGAACGCGACAATGGAAATGGTTCTTTAATGCGCATAGCTCCTTTACTCCTACCCTTGTTATTTGATAATACCATAAGTAATCCTTACCAATACGTTACTGATTTCAGTAGCTTGACTCATGCTCATCCCATATCAGTTGACAGCTGTTTTATTTATTTGATGTATGCAAAGCACCTCTATTATTCTAAAGATGCCCCAATCGCTTTTGTAAGGTTAAAAGAAGAATTAACCTTGAAATATGATAATAATGATGTGTTTAAACGACTTTTTTCAGAGGAGTTTCTATTACTAGACCCTAGTATATTTAATCCGAGTGGTTTTGTAGTAGGAAGCTTAGAAATTGCTTTACATACCTTGCTCACAACAACAAGTTATGAAGAGGCTATTTTAAAAGCAATCTCATTAGGGAAAGACACAGATACTAATGCCGCTATAACAGGCGCTTTAGCAGGTATTTTATATGGATATGATAGTATTCCTTTACATTGGGTAGAAACGTTGAAACGAAAAGAGGATATTCAATTGCTTTCTGAGCAGTTAAACCTGAAATATAAAAAATGA
- a CDS encoding alpha/beta hydrolase family protein, which yields MKMKYLGAFLLLTTLCFGQNLKTPYETFIPEKGNYFFTTINFNVPAFDYRQKVDSVTFEGSLILPKDGFDKVVIIKPGTGYNTRNTHSPLAEALLDNHIAVFRYDERNIGNSKGEGGGDMSYTATMMGAELTCAFNTLKKHPELQDKKMGIIGHSLGGIAVMEALQHEITPDFLVLFAAPVVTGKQLFLYQLQHSENIFNDYFLYDTQEEKEKIYSDLVDFCIANQDPKNAWKLYKKEMKRLGYTKKRYASRFPFLTARLEGDLVLKDRIDLLKNTNIPVFYMIGSEDVIVDPVANINRLNSLANPAISATVVEGENHFFSDGESKPYDIHPQPKQQIVDWIKKQ from the coding sequence ATGAAGATGAAATATCTCGGGGCTTTTCTTTTACTAACGACCCTTTGTTTTGGACAAAATTTGAAGACTCCATACGAAACCTTTATCCCTGAAAAGGGCAACTATTTTTTTACCACAATCAATTTTAATGTACCTGCCTTTGATTATAGACAAAAAGTGGACAGTGTGACTTTTGAAGGAAGTTTAATCCTTCCCAAAGATGGTTTTGATAAAGTTGTGATTATTAAACCAGGAACGGGTTATAATACGCGTAATACCCATAGTCCTTTAGCTGAAGCGTTATTGGATAATCATATCGCTGTTTTTCGATATGATGAACGCAATATAGGAAATTCTAAAGGAGAAGGAGGAGGCGATATGTCCTATACGGCTACGATGATGGGAGCAGAGTTGACTTGTGCGTTTAACACTTTAAAAAAACATCCAGAATTACAAGATAAAAAAATGGGAATTATTGGTCATAGTTTAGGGGGCATAGCAGTTATGGAAGCCTTACAACACGAGATTACCCCAGACTTTTTAGTGCTTTTCGCTGCTCCCGTTGTTACAGGTAAACAACTATTCCTTTATCAATTACAACACAGTGAAAATATATTTAATGATTACTTTCTCTATGATACCCAAGAAGAAAAAGAAAAAATATATTCGGATTTAGTCGATTTTTGCATCGCTAATCAAGACCCAAAAAACGCTTGGAAATTGTATAAGAAAGAGATGAAGAGACTCGGTTATACAAAGAAAAGATATGCTTCTCGTTTTCCTTTTTTAACCGCTCGTTTAGAAGGTGATTTAGTGTTGAAAGACCGTATTGATTTATTGAAGAACACCAACATACCCGTTTTTTATATGATTGGTTCAGAGGATGTGATTGTCGATCCCGTAGCGAATATCAATCGCTTAAATAGCCTTGCGAATCCCGCGATATCTGCGACTGTCGTAGAAGGTGAAAACCACTTTTTCTCGGATGGAGAAAGCAAGCCTTATGACATTCACCCACAACCGAAGCAACAAATTGTAGATTGGATTAAGAAGCAATAG
- a CDS encoding erythromycin esterase family protein yields the protein MIKTIAAFLLAVVTLFSSCQEATIEKQIASYMIPFEQVDQTSFEEIANRIGDSDIVILGEAGHGDGKTYEVKAELVQYLMKEKGFNTLALEGEGFIDLELKNNLYTDLFPSADVSKWKPHWGDIVQTKGLVLDILHNENFNWKYIGLEGYNRNISVHDFLYTALEKIGVDVSIQNQFKETYEKMNQFKEEITVEEIDFILQTISSIIENIKDESKNGFIKQALVNIKGGIEDYKYLDVLGGYEGENNYVNIRDKRMAENVIWHKKNNPDAKIIVWIANFHGAKQVQNVRYRENDSELYQSFKLFAEYLVDAFHHKVYSIAFISSSGEVKDIHVNSTLGQIYTPENALEYYLHQGNTSFGYLDFNEIKMKEPKLKQTTFNSMLLGYDNKPGRWLDVFDGVFYIKKNEPLKMAEYQIW from the coding sequence ATGATCAAGACTATTGCTGCATTTTTACTTGCTGTCGTTACCTTATTTTCCAGCTGTCAAGAAGCAACTATTGAAAAACAAATAGCATCCTATATGATTCCATTCGAGCAAGTGGATCAGACTTCATTTGAAGAAATCGCCAATCGCATTGGAGATAGTGATATTGTAATCTTAGGAGAGGCGGGGCATGGTGATGGTAAAACCTATGAAGTGAAAGCGGAGCTTGTTCAGTATTTAATGAAAGAAAAAGGATTTAATACCTTAGCTCTAGAAGGCGAGGGGTTTATTGATTTGGAATTAAAAAACAATCTGTACACGGATCTTTTTCCCTCTGCTGATGTAAGTAAATGGAAACCACATTGGGGAGATATTGTGCAGACTAAGGGACTGGTATTAGATATTTTACACAACGAGAACTTCAATTGGAAATATATAGGGCTTGAAGGATATAATCGAAATATTTCCGTACATGATTTTCTTTATACAGCATTAGAAAAAATAGGTGTTGATGTAAGTATTCAGAATCAGTTTAAAGAAACGTATGAAAAAATGAATCAGTTTAAAGAAGAGATTACTGTCGAAGAAATTGATTTTATCTTACAAACCATATCATCTATTATTGAAAATATAAAGGATGAATCTAAAAATGGATTTATTAAACAAGCGTTAGTCAATATTAAAGGAGGCATAGAAGATTACAAGTACCTTGATGTTTTAGGTGGATATGAAGGTGAAAATAACTATGTTAACATTCGCGATAAAAGGATGGCCGAAAATGTAATTTGGCATAAAAAAAATAATCCTGATGCGAAAATTATTGTTTGGATTGCAAATTTTCACGGAGCCAAACAAGTACAAAATGTAAGGTATAGAGAAAATGATTCAGAGTTATATCAAAGTTTTAAGCTATTTGCAGAATATTTAGTTGATGCGTTTCATCATAAAGTCTACAGTATTGCCTTTATATCCTCTTCAGGAGAGGTAAAAGATATTCATGTAAATAGTACGCTTGGTCAAATCTATACCCCTGAGAATGCATTAGAATATTATTTACATCAGGGTAATACTTCCTTTGGTTACCTCGATTTTAATGAAATAAAAATGAAAGAACCTAAACTCAAACAAACAACATTTAATAGTATGCTACTTGGTTATGACAATAAACCAGGTAGGTGGTTGGATGTATTTGATGGCGTTTTTTACATTAAAAAGAATGAACCCTTAAAAATGGCTGAATATCAAATCTGGTAG
- a CDS encoding NUDIX hydrolase gives MEQVKEQFCYDYARPAVTVDCVIFGFDANELKVLLTKRAIDPYLGKMAFCGGFIGETETAEQCARRKLYEEAGLSDIFLEQLYTFSDLDRDPRFRVISVAYYALVQSTNYQPVAGVGIESVQWFSLAEAKDLAFDHNRILELALQRLKGKIRYEPIGFELLPPRFTLPDLHKLYETILERPIDRGNFRKKILSLDVLVDHSATQQNRRAREAKIYSFDQQKYEALKVKGCYFEI, from the coding sequence ATGGAACAAGTAAAAGAACAATTTTGTTATGATTATGCCAGACCTGCTGTAACTGTTGATTGCGTTATTTTTGGTTTTGATGCCAATGAGTTGAAAGTGTTACTCACCAAGCGTGCAATTGATCCATATTTGGGCAAAATGGCTTTTTGTGGAGGTTTTATTGGCGAAACAGAAACAGCAGAGCAATGTGCACGTAGAAAATTGTACGAAGAAGCAGGTTTATCCGATATTTTTTTAGAGCAGTTATATACTTTTTCAGATTTGGATCGTGATCCTCGTTTTCGGGTAATTAGCGTTGCGTATTATGCCTTGGTACAATCGACTAATTATCAACCAGTAGCTGGTGTGGGCATTGAATCAGTGCAGTGGTTTAGTTTAGCTGAAGCCAAAGATTTAGCATTTGATCACAATCGTATTTTAGAACTAGCACTGCAACGCTTGAAAGGAAAAATAAGGTATGAACCGATTGGTTTTGAGTTATTGCCTCCCCGTTTTACATTGCCAGATTTGCATAAATTGTATGAAACTATTTTAGAACGACCTATTGATCGTGGTAATTTCAGAAAGAAAATATTGAGTTTAGATGTTTTGGTTGATCACAGCGCAACACAACAAAACCGACGTGCCAGAGAAGCCAAAATATACAGCTTCGACCAACAAAAATACGAAGCATTAAAAGTCAAAGGATGTTACTTCGAAATTTAA
- a CDS encoding cysteine hydrolase family protein — protein sequence MKTTYQEIIKVEHIATATSCENIPQIISLAQAEQLAPAQNDTKRVLLLAIDIQNDFMEDIGSLAVGGSRQDVARLTQWIYTNLTSLTQIMCSLDCHSIMQIFHADWWINSGQKHPAPFTIITYQDVVDGIWLPTNGALQTSLEYLKNLELNGQKQLCIWPYHCLEGTDGAKLESEFTKMVYFHAAARQTSPKLIYKGQNPYTEMYGIIKAEYDKLGYINQEIVDTIALYDEIYIAGQASSHCVLASTQQIVTYFGADSDVNKRITILADCMSPIVGYEESTQEAFEILKAEYGIQIKNSTEVIL from the coding sequence ATGAAAACAACATATCAAGAAATAATAAAAGTGGAGCACATTGCAACTGCAACTAGTTGTGAAAATATTCCTCAGATTATTAGCTTAGCACAAGCAGAACAACTAGCGCCCGCTCAGAACGATACTAAGCGCGTATTGCTTTTAGCCATTGACATTCAGAATGATTTTATGGAAGATATTGGAAGTTTGGCTGTTGGAGGTTCAAGACAAGATGTAGCTCGATTAACCCAATGGATATACACCAATTTAACATCACTTACTCAAATAATGTGTAGCTTGGATTGTCATTCGATTATGCAAATTTTTCATGCTGACTGGTGGATTAACAGCGGTCAAAAACATCCAGCGCCTTTTACCATAATCACATATCAAGATGTGGTGGATGGTATTTGGTTGCCTACAAACGGAGCATTACAAACTAGTTTAGAATATTTAAAAAACCTAGAACTAAATGGACAAAAACAATTGTGTATTTGGCCGTATCACTGTTTGGAAGGAACTGATGGAGCAAAGCTTGAAAGCGAATTTACCAAGATGGTGTATTTTCATGCAGCAGCTAGACAAACCTCACCAAAGTTGATTTACAAAGGACAAAATCCATACACTGAAATGTATGGTATCATCAAAGCGGAGTATGACAAATTGGGATATATTAATCAAGAAATAGTAGATACAATAGCCTTATATGATGAAATTTACATCGCAGGGCAAGCTTCAAGTCATTGTGTATTGGCTTCTACACAGCAGATTGTAACTTATTTTGGAGCTGATTCCGATGTAAACAAGCGCATTACTATTTTAGCAGATTGTATGTCTCCCATTGTTGGGTATGAGGAATCAACTCAAGAAGCATTTGAAATATTAAAAGCAGAATACGGTATCCAAATTAAAAATTCAACAGAAGTAATACTATAA
- the nadE gene encoding NAD(+) synthase, with protein MKPNQSKSFVIDRQNVKYYADKISAWIAALVKVNHRKGVVLGMSGGIDCSVVACLCHQANIDIHLVMLPYGIDMKQTKSNAHAMELIEKFGFSHETYDIQPAVDMLTITSKQALNLATEANITLSRANIRPRVRMTYLYELAQLSSRFVIGTGNMSERTVGYFTKWGDGACDLNPLAMLTKQEVYILAEFLGVPEAIITKKPSAGLWEGQTDEDELGMTYAQIDAFILNGTSGDTAIDKIIEQRMAQSKHKFDSLPIFTA; from the coding sequence ATGAAACCGAATCAAAGTAAATCATTTGTAATAGATCGTCAAAATGTAAAGTATTACGCCGACAAAATAAGTGCATGGATAGCAGCATTGGTTAAAGTCAATCATAGAAAAGGAGTTGTATTAGGCATGAGTGGAGGAATCGATTGTAGCGTAGTAGCTTGTTTGTGTCACCAGGCAAATATCGATATACACCTGGTGATGCTGCCTTACGGTATAGATATGAAGCAAACTAAAAGCAATGCACATGCAATGGAACTGATTGAAAAATTTGGCTTTTCGCATGAAACATATGATATTCAGCCTGCGGTAGATATGTTGACCATTACATCTAAACAAGCACTAAACTTGGCAACAGAGGCAAATATAACCTTGAGTAGAGCTAATATTCGTCCACGTGTGCGCATGACCTATTTGTATGAATTAGCACAATTGAGCAGTCGTTTTGTGATCGGAACAGGTAATATGTCTGAGCGTACTGTGGGTTATTTTACCAAATGGGGAGATGGAGCATGTGATTTAAATCCGCTAGCTATGCTAACCAAACAAGAAGTTTATATTCTTGCAGAATTTTTAGGCGTACCAGAAGCAATTATAACTAAAAAGCCCTCTGCAGGATTGTGGGAAGGACAGACAGATGAGGATGAATTAGGAATGACTTATGCACAAATCGATGCTTTTATCTTAAATGGAACTTCAGGCGATACAGCTATCGATAAAATTATAGAACAACGAATGGCACAATCGAAACACAAATTTGATTCCCTTCCAATTTTTACCGCATAA
- a CDS encoding nicotinate phosphoribosyltransferase, with translation MFKPVSKNPILWTDGYKLCHKDQYPALTSWVYETWTPRMSRIAGVKHVVFYGLQGALAEMTHAFATYFFGQPLAQVVAEYEEAIAEVFAGTNPNFAQTHSSEHIAALHNLGYLPIKIKALPEGTMVPIGVPMFTIENTHPEFFWLPGYLETQLSSYIWLPMTSATIADQYKRLLTSYAKRTSDPMKVINQCGDFSMRGMGSPEAAQRSAGGHLLSFSGSATLSVREYLKAYYGATKNVMSYTPSTEHSVMCSYGEQEVEAFKHLITTVYPSGNISIVSDTYDLWNVVDHVLPQLKELILQRDGKVIIRPDSGDPTLILCGDKEATSPTVAKGIVQRLYEIFGGVVNEKGFIELDPHIGVVYGDSITVDRANSICNGLMEKGFATTNAILGIGSYTYQYVTRDTFGFALKGTAEIIDGRFKAIQKRPATDTGNFKKSQRGMVAVVFEENEYKLIDDLNPERAKELKDQDLLCDFYIDGEFVYTHNFEEIRARVLTESNRIYETESK, from the coding sequence ATGTTTAAACCAGTAAGTAAAAATCCCATTCTTTGGACAGACGGATACAAACTATGTCATAAAGATCAGTATCCTGCTTTAACAAGTTGGGTGTATGAAACATGGACACCTAGAATGTCTCGTATTGCAGGAGTTAAACACGTTGTTTTTTATGGATTACAAGGTGCTTTAGCCGAAATGACGCATGCTTTTGCTACGTATTTTTTTGGTCAACCACTAGCACAAGTTGTAGCAGAATATGAAGAAGCAATTGCCGAAGTATTTGCAGGAACAAATCCAAACTTTGCCCAAACACATTCAAGTGAACATATTGCAGCTTTGCATAATTTGGGGTATTTACCCATCAAAATAAAAGCACTGCCAGAAGGTACAATGGTGCCAATAGGCGTACCCATGTTTACCATTGAAAATACACATCCCGAATTTTTCTGGTTGCCTGGCTATTTAGAAACGCAACTTTCATCATACATCTGGCTGCCAATGACGTCAGCTACTATTGCAGATCAATACAAACGACTATTAACATCGTATGCAAAACGCACGAGCGATCCTATGAAGGTAATCAACCAATGTGGTGATTTCTCAATGCGTGGTATGGGATCTCCAGAAGCAGCACAACGCAGTGCAGGGGGACATTTATTGAGTTTCTCTGGATCGGCTACTCTTTCGGTACGCGAATATTTAAAAGCGTATTACGGAGCAACTAAAAATGTAATGAGTTACACTCCTTCAACAGAGCACAGCGTTATGTGTTCTTACGGAGAACAAGAAGTAGAAGCCTTCAAACATTTGATTACGACAGTTTATCCGAGTGGCAATATTTCGATCGTATCAGATACGTATGACCTTTGGAATGTAGTTGATCATGTATTACCACAACTAAAAGAGCTTATTTTACAACGCGATGGCAAAGTAATTATTCGTCCAGATAGTGGTGATCCAACTTTAATTTTATGTGGGGATAAAGAAGCTACATCACCTACAGTCGCAAAGGGAATAGTACAGCGTTTGTATGAAATTTTTGGCGGAGTTGTGAACGAAAAAGGCTTTATTGAATTAGATCCTCATATTGGTGTTGTTTATGGAGATTCGATTACAGTAGATCGCGCAAATAGTATTTGCAATGGATTAATGGAAAAAGGTTTTGCAACAACCAATGCTATTTTAGGAATCGGATCATACACCTATCAATATGTAACGCGTGATACGTTTGGTTTTGCCTTAAAGGGAACTGCAGAGATTATTGATGGTCGTTTCAAAGCGATTCAAAAACGCCCTGCAACAGATACAGGTAACTTCAAAAAATCACAAAGAGGAATGGTAGCCGTTGTTTTTGAAGAGAATGAATACAAATTGATCGATGATTTAAATCCAGAACGCGCAAAGGAATTAAAAGACCAAGATTTGCTATGCGATTTTTACATCGATGGAGAATTTGTATATACCCATAATTTTGAAGAAATAAGAGCTCGAGTATTAACCGAATCAAACCGAATTTATGAAACCGAATCAAAGTAA